A portion of the Rhodococcus pseudokoreensis genome contains these proteins:
- a CDS encoding acetyl-CoA hydrolase/transferase family protein has protein sequence MAAVNIQISAPASQSSRIRNSVFRQKVTVAEEAVKVIGHGDTVAVSGFASAGTPKAIIPALVGRIHAARAAGSNFTIDLLTGASVSTETERMLAEVDGIALRMPYQAESTARQKINAGRMDYVDIHLSHVAQQVWEGYYGPVDVAVVEVAGITETGELIPSASVGNNKTWLDVAEKVILEVNSWVPDAMDGIHDIYYGTALPPHRRPIELTDVEDRIGQPHYRVDPGKVIAVVETNAPDSASPLTAPDAVSEAIAAHVLEFFDHEVRRGRLPESTLLPLQAGIGNVANAVLGGLDRGPYRGLTCYSEVIQDGMLHLIKHGTVRFASATALALSEAGIAELTSNIDFYREHIRLRPQEISNHPEVVRRLGIIAMNGMLEADIYGNVNSTHVMGTKIMNGIGGSGDFARNGYLSMFLSPSTAKNGAISSIVPMTPHVDHTEHDTQVVVTEQGLADLRGLSPRRRSRVIIERCAHPEFRPLLTDYVERAQAAPGAAGHTPHLLGEAFSFHQRYLATGTMRAFH, from the coding sequence CTGGCCGCCGTGAACATCCAGATCAGTGCCCCCGCGTCGCAGTCGAGCCGGATTCGAAACTCGGTATTCCGGCAGAAGGTGACTGTGGCGGAGGAGGCGGTGAAGGTCATCGGTCACGGTGACACCGTCGCGGTGAGCGGCTTCGCCAGTGCAGGCACACCGAAGGCGATCATCCCGGCATTGGTCGGCCGAATTCACGCTGCCCGCGCGGCCGGCTCGAACTTCACCATCGACCTGCTGACCGGGGCGTCCGTCTCGACCGAGACCGAGCGCATGCTTGCCGAGGTCGACGGAATCGCGCTGCGGATGCCCTACCAAGCGGAATCCACGGCTCGGCAGAAGATCAACGCGGGGCGGATGGACTACGTCGACATACATCTGTCGCACGTGGCGCAGCAGGTGTGGGAAGGCTACTACGGCCCGGTGGACGTCGCCGTCGTCGAGGTCGCCGGCATCACCGAGACCGGCGAATTGATTCCGTCCGCGTCCGTCGGAAACAACAAGACCTGGCTCGATGTCGCGGAGAAGGTCATTCTCGAAGTCAACTCGTGGGTCCCGGACGCGATGGACGGCATTCACGACATCTACTACGGCACCGCACTGCCCCCGCACCGCCGACCGATCGAGCTCACCGACGTCGAGGACCGTATCGGTCAGCCCCACTACCGGGTGGACCCGGGCAAGGTGATCGCGGTCGTGGAAACGAATGCGCCCGACAGCGCCAGCCCGCTGACGGCCCCCGACGCGGTCAGCGAAGCGATCGCGGCCCACGTGCTGGAGTTCTTCGACCACGAGGTCCGGCGTGGACGCCTCCCCGAGAGCACGTTGCTGCCGCTGCAAGCCGGCATCGGGAACGTCGCCAACGCCGTCCTCGGTGGTCTCGACCGTGGCCCGTATCGGGGATTGACCTGCTATTCCGAGGTGATCCAGGACGGCATGCTGCACCTGATCAAACACGGCACCGTCCGGTTCGCGTCGGCAACGGCGCTGGCGCTCTCGGAGGCCGGGATCGCCGAGTTGACGTCCAACATCGACTTCTACCGCGAACACATCCGCCTCCGCCCGCAGGAGATCAGCAACCACCCCGAGGTGGTACGCAGGCTGGGGATCATCGCGATGAACGGGATGCTGGAGGCCGACATCTACGGAAACGTCAATTCGACGCACGTGATGGGGACCAAGATCATGAACGGCATCGGCGGGTCGGGGGACTTTGCGCGCAACGGCTATCTGTCGATGTTCCTGAGCCCGTCCACGGCGAAGAACGGGGCGATCTCGTCGATCGTCCCGATGACCCCGCACGTCGATCACACCGAGCACGACACCCAGGTAGTGGTGACCGAGCAGGGCCTGGCCGACTTGCGGGGGTTGTCGCCACGTCGCCGCTCCAGGGTGATCATCGAGCGCTGCGCGCATCCCGAATTCCGGCCGCTGCTCACCGACTACGTCGAGCGGGCGCAGGCCGCTCCGGGGGCCGCCGGCCATACGCCGCATCTGCTCGGGGAGGCGTTCTCGTTCCATCAGCGGTACCTCGCGACCGGCACCATGCGCGCCTTTCACTGA
- a CDS encoding cupin domain-containing protein yields the protein MLATVQIASGGKAALPFDPAEPVSLATAGAIGLYYFDYGTDARMNADDHGDFYVVQIPLSGTARITCGAEEFDSTMTIASILSPGRPATMEWHEGHSQLIVRLARRTLEEHLQEILGSPLEQPLRFEPQMELGSPAVCRWREAVELLEHEVANHAAITGDSAAMEEFDRIVLTQFLSAQPNNYSDRLRSLAQSLT from the coding sequence ATGTTGGCGACAGTTCAGATAGCGTCCGGCGGAAAAGCGGCGCTGCCCTTCGATCCCGCCGAGCCGGTCAGCCTGGCCACCGCGGGGGCGATCGGTCTCTACTATTTCGATTACGGCACCGATGCGCGGATGAATGCGGATGATCACGGCGACTTCTACGTCGTTCAGATCCCCTTGTCGGGCACGGCCCGAATTACGTGCGGTGCAGAAGAATTCGACTCGACCATGACGATCGCGTCGATTTTGTCGCCGGGGCGCCCCGCGACCATGGAGTGGCACGAAGGGCATTCTCAGTTGATCGTCCGACTGGCGCGCCGTACCCTCGAGGAGCACCTGCAGGAAATTCTCGGGAGCCCGCTCGAGCAACCGCTGCGATTCGAGCCGCAGATGGAACTCGGCAGCCCCGCTGTGTGCAGGTGGCGTGAGGCGGTCGAACTGCTCGAACACGAAGTCGCGAATCATGCAGCAATAACGGGTGATTCGGCCGCGATGGAGGAATTCGATCGAATCGTGCTGACCCAGTTCCTGTCCGCCCAGCCGAACAACTACAGCGACCGGCTTCGGAGTCTGGCTCAGAGCCTGACGTAG
- a CDS encoding ammonium transporter: MNEAVAAADTAWILAAFTAVSLMVPGLAMFYGGMVSVRNTLNMAMMTFGAFAVVGVLWIVFGYSAVLGNSLGGLGLLGDPLEFFGSSSLLEAPSEPGLPPALVSGFQLLFAAITVALISGALADRMKFGAWMLFAGLWATFVYFPVAHWVFAFDSADGSVIGGWIANTLGAIDFAGGTAVHINAGIAALAVVLVLGTRKTFPVSPRPHSLPLTMLGAGILLFGWFGFNGGSALSAGNSASVVILNTVAAACAGICAWLAVEKLREGRATSLGAASGLIAALVAITPACGAVSPLGALAVGAAAGAVCCFAVSWKYRLGYDDALDVVGVHLVGGILGTVLIGFLADPAAPNGAAGLLYGGGFDVLWRQCVAVAAVLAYCFVVTLVIVLALKKFMGIRADQDSEYDGLDVSVHGETAYVLDAVGLTGASKHGADAVLGAEAITAEAVGDAAKA; encoded by the coding sequence ATGAACGAAGCAGTCGCTGCGGCCGACACCGCCTGGATTCTGGCGGCCTTCACGGCGGTGAGCCTGATGGTGCCGGGCCTGGCCATGTTCTACGGCGGGATGGTCAGCGTGCGCAACACGCTCAACATGGCCATGATGACGTTCGGCGCGTTCGCCGTCGTCGGGGTGCTGTGGATCGTGTTCGGCTACTCGGCCGTGCTCGGCAATTCCCTCGGCGGCCTCGGCCTCCTGGGCGACCCACTCGAGTTCTTCGGCTCCAGTTCGCTGCTGGAGGCCCCCTCCGAACCCGGACTTCCACCCGCGCTGGTCTCCGGATTCCAGCTGCTGTTCGCCGCTATCACCGTGGCGCTCATCTCGGGTGCGCTGGCCGACCGGATGAAGTTCGGCGCATGGATGTTGTTCGCCGGACTGTGGGCGACGTTCGTCTACTTCCCCGTCGCTCACTGGGTCTTCGCGTTCGACTCGGCGGACGGATCGGTGATCGGCGGATGGATCGCCAACACCCTCGGCGCCATCGACTTCGCCGGCGGCACGGCGGTGCACATCAACGCCGGCATCGCCGCCCTCGCCGTCGTCCTGGTTCTCGGGACCCGCAAGACGTTCCCCGTCTCGCCGCGCCCGCACAGCCTTCCCCTGACAATGCTGGGCGCCGGCATCCTGCTGTTCGGCTGGTTCGGGTTCAACGGCGGCTCGGCACTGTCCGCCGGAAACAGCGCGTCGGTCGTCATCCTCAACACCGTCGCCGCGGCGTGCGCAGGCATCTGCGCGTGGCTGGCCGTCGAGAAGCTGCGAGAAGGCCGCGCCACGTCGCTCGGCGCGGCATCCGGGCTGATCGCCGCCCTGGTCGCCATCACGCCCGCCTGCGGCGCCGTCTCACCCCTCGGCGCACTGGCGGTCGGCGCCGCGGCCGGCGCGGTCTGCTGCTTCGCGGTCTCCTGGAAATACCGGCTCGGCTACGACGACGCGCTCGACGTCGTCGGCGTACACCTGGTCGGCGGCATCCTCGGCACCGTCCTCATCGGTTTCCTCGCGGATCCGGCCGCCCCCAACGGCGCAGCGGGACTCCTCTACGGCGGCGGCTTCGACGTGCTGTGGCGCCAATGCGTCGCCGTGGCAGCCGTTCTCGCCTACTGCTTCGTCGTCACCCTGGTGATCGTCCTGGCGCTGAAGAAGTTCATGGGCATCCGGGCCGACCAGGACAGCGAATACGACGGCCTCGACGTGTCCGTCCACGGCGAGACGGCATACGTGCTCGACGCCGTCGGCCTCACCGGCGCATCCAAGCACGGCGCGGACGCGGTGCTCGGCGCGGAAGCCATCACCGCCGAAGCGGTGGGAGACGCCGCGAAGGCCTGA
- a CDS encoding HutD family protein yields MTTAREARIVRRADRHVTPWANGAGTTAEIAAGAASRWRFSVATLDGSSTFSAFPEVDRIFTVIGDHPVSLDFGNAPMVIPRLSPTPFAGEDGPACVAAGATEAFNVMVHRSTTAASVDIIEIGTANEIAAHGRVAVLALVLSGGLTTDLGPLEPGDCLLVEQGSVHLSGPASVVLAQILPT; encoded by the coding sequence GTGACTACAGCTCGCGAGGCACGGATCGTCCGTCGCGCGGATCGTCACGTCACGCCGTGGGCCAACGGTGCGGGGACGACCGCGGAGATCGCAGCCGGTGCCGCGTCCCGGTGGCGGTTCAGCGTCGCGACGCTCGACGGGAGTTCGACGTTCTCGGCGTTCCCCGAGGTGGACCGCATCTTCACGGTGATCGGCGACCATCCGGTGTCCCTCGACTTCGGCAATGCCCCGATGGTGATCCCGCGCCTCAGCCCGACCCCCTTCGCCGGCGAGGACGGCCCTGCCTGTGTGGCGGCCGGGGCGACCGAGGCATTCAACGTCATGGTCCACCGGTCCACGACCGCCGCCTCGGTGGACATCATCGAGATCGGAACGGCAAACGAGATAGCAGCCCACGGGCGGGTCGCCGTCCTCGCCCTGGTCCTGAGCGGAGGCCTCACGACGGACCTCGGCCCGCTCGAACCCGGCGACTGCCTGCTCGTCGAACAGGGGTCCGTCCACCTGTCGGGCCCGGCGTCGGTCGTGCTCGCCCAGATCCTCCCCACGTGA
- a CDS encoding MDR family MFS transporter, which yields MPEATAALTPRQIITAMSGLVIAMLLAMLDNMIVSPALPTIVGDLGGLDHLSWVVTGYILASTVATPIWGKLGDLFGHKATFMASITIFLIGSALCGMSQDMLQLILFRAIQGLGAGGLMVGIMSVIGLMVSPRERGKYQGIMMAVMPAAMIGGPLIGGFITDNLSWRWVFYVNLPLGLLSLVVVWATLTLPGEVTKKAAQLSIDWLGASVLSVWITALVLTVTWGGSQYAWGSWQIIGLAVVAIAGFALFLIVERRAAEPIIPLQLFSNRNFSVASALGFVVGFAMFGGVTFLPQFQQFVQGQSATNSGLLLMPMMISAMVVSLAGGLLITKTGRYKAIPIVGAAMLVVGLWLFSTMDANTSIAQTGLYMVALGVGMGCLMQTTNLIAQNSVPIRDMGTATGTATFARNMGGSIGVALLGAIYANQLTSSLGDTGGQGTPSASGMTPAALHQLPEAVQIVFKQAVVNGTHAIFLWGAVIAAAAFVLAWLIKEVPLRETLTPDDVAEPADSIGH from the coding sequence ATGCCCGAGGCAACCGCAGCGCTGACGCCGCGTCAGATCATCACCGCCATGAGCGGACTGGTCATCGCGATGCTTCTGGCGATGCTCGACAATATGATCGTCTCCCCGGCCCTACCGACCATCGTCGGCGATCTGGGCGGGTTGGACCACCTGTCCTGGGTGGTGACCGGCTACATCCTCGCCTCGACGGTGGCCACCCCGATCTGGGGCAAGCTCGGCGACCTGTTCGGCCACAAGGCGACGTTCATGGCCTCGATCACGATCTTCCTGATCGGGTCCGCGTTGTGCGGGATGAGCCAGGACATGCTCCAGTTGATCCTGTTCCGGGCCATCCAGGGGCTCGGCGCGGGCGGTCTGATGGTCGGCATCATGTCGGTGATCGGACTGATGGTCTCGCCTCGTGAACGCGGCAAGTACCAGGGCATCATGATGGCCGTGATGCCGGCGGCGATGATCGGCGGACCGCTGATCGGCGGTTTCATCACCGACAACCTGTCCTGGCGGTGGGTGTTCTACGTCAACCTCCCCCTGGGTCTGCTGTCGTTGGTCGTGGTGTGGGCCACCCTGACCCTGCCGGGCGAGGTCACGAAGAAGGCCGCCCAACTGTCCATCGACTGGCTGGGCGCGAGCGTGCTCAGCGTGTGGATCACCGCGCTGGTCCTCACGGTCACCTGGGGTGGCAGCCAGTACGCGTGGGGCTCGTGGCAGATCATCGGACTCGCGGTCGTGGCCATCGCCGGTTTCGCCCTGTTCCTGATCGTCGAACGCCGGGCCGCGGAGCCGATCATCCCCCTGCAACTGTTCTCCAACAGAAACTTCTCCGTGGCCAGCGCCCTCGGCTTCGTGGTCGGGTTCGCCATGTTCGGTGGAGTCACCTTCCTGCCGCAATTCCAGCAATTCGTTCAGGGCCAATCCGCCACCAACAGCGGGCTGCTGCTGATGCCGATGATGATCTCGGCCATGGTCGTCTCACTCGCCGGCGGCCTGCTCATCACCAAGACCGGGCGTTACAAGGCGATCCCGATCGTCGGCGCCGCCATGCTGGTGGTGGGCCTGTGGCTGTTCTCCACCATGGACGCGAACACCTCGATCGCGCAGACCGGTCTCTACATGGTGGCACTCGGCGTCGGAATGGGCTGCCTGATGCAGACGACGAACCTGATCGCGCAGAACAGCGTGCCGATCCGAGACATGGGCACCGCGACCGGCACCGCCACCTTCGCCCGCAACATGGGCGGATCGATCGGAGTCGCCCTGCTCGGTGCGATCTACGCCAACCAGCTCACGTCGTCGCTGGGCGACACCGGCGGGCAGGGAACGCCCAGCGCATCCGGGATGACCCCGGCGGCCTTGCACCAACTTCCCGAGGCCGTGCAGATCGTGTTCAAACAGGCCGTCGTCAACGGCACCCACGCAATCTTCCTGTGGGGGGCCGTCATCGCCGCCGCCGCGTTCGTTCTCGCCTGGCTCATCAAGGAAGTGCCGCTCCGGGAGACCCTCACCCCGGACGACGTCGCCGAGCCCGCCGACAGCATCGGACACTGA
- a CDS encoding TetR/AcrR family transcriptional regulator encodes MNAPEDSSRTGTRERIPAVALKLFAEKGYDATSMREIAEQLNMTKAALYYHFDSKEDIVRVLVAGLLEQIVELVDWARTQQRGSDLRMEVLSRWHDIMQARGLALFRFAVANNRVFKEAGPDKLSMTRHLADLYDILTPTDATVEDRLRIRLALMSMNMAGIAANTIDASDDEILSAARKIASELMPGDLDHDSGVDGR; translated from the coding sequence GTGAATGCACCGGAGGATTCCAGCCGGACCGGCACCCGTGAGCGGATCCCTGCCGTCGCATTGAAGTTGTTTGCGGAGAAGGGCTACGACGCGACCTCGATGCGCGAGATCGCCGAGCAGCTGAACATGACCAAAGCGGCGCTGTACTACCACTTCGACAGCAAGGAAGACATCGTCCGGGTCCTGGTGGCCGGTCTGCTCGAGCAGATCGTTGAACTCGTCGACTGGGCCCGCACGCAACAGCGCGGCTCGGACCTGCGGATGGAAGTGCTCTCACGATGGCACGACATCATGCAGGCGCGCGGCCTGGCACTGTTCCGCTTCGCGGTCGCCAACAACCGGGTGTTCAAGGAAGCAGGCCCGGACAAGCTCAGCATGACCCGGCACCTCGCCGACCTCTACGACATCCTCACCCCCACCGATGCGACGGTGGAAGATCGACTACGCATCCGGCTCGCCCTGATGTCGATGAACATGGCCGGCATCGCCGCGAACACCATCGACGCCAGTGACGACGAAATCCTGTCCGCGGCCCGCAAGATCGCATCCGAACTGATGCCCGGCGACCTCGACCACGACAGCGGCGTCGACGGACGATGA
- a CDS encoding TetR/AcrR family transcriptional regulator yields the protein MTLTDRRPRTAALPGDPGLYTVLATVSVIARDGLRGLTFRAVAAEAGITDEAVRQRFASTDALVDAALRYALDKSASVFADIADGSSLDHFVEHLTDLVARDPDLQVFQYELMLESRRTPRLDPHVKLLYATYIEATSQALTRLGITADEDLTLLVYSAIEGFIMHQLIAKDRPATERAIERLRRILSTAR from the coding sequence GTGACGCTCACCGACCGGCGACCGCGCACTGCGGCGCTCCCCGGCGATCCGGGGCTCTACACGGTCCTCGCGACAGTCTCCGTGATCGCCCGCGACGGCCTGCGCGGCCTGACCTTCCGGGCCGTCGCGGCGGAGGCGGGCATCACGGACGAGGCGGTCCGGCAGCGTTTCGCGTCGACGGACGCCCTCGTCGACGCCGCGCTCCGGTACGCGCTGGACAAGAGCGCGAGCGTCTTCGCCGACATCGCCGACGGGTCGTCACTCGACCACTTCGTCGAGCACCTCACGGACCTCGTCGCCCGCGACCCCGACCTGCAGGTCTTCCAATACGAACTGATGCTCGAATCCCGGCGGACACCACGCCTCGACCCACATGTGAAGTTGCTCTACGCCACGTACATCGAGGCGACGTCCCAGGCCCTGACCCGCCTGGGCATCACCGCCGACGAAGATCTGACCCTGCTGGTGTACTCGGCGATCGAGGGCTTCATCATGCACCAACTCATCGCGAAGGATCGCCCCGCCACCGAGCGCGCCATCGAGCGCCTGCGCCGGATTCTGTCGACGGCGAGGTGA
- a CDS encoding heme-dependent oxidative N-demethylase family protein: MTSTDSRIARFPFPFPRDQYRYSTNVEPAGNPATTVAGRWGTTHLEIDSRYHEELAERERILTADPSRHQCLPHMVPAAWDAMLTLMRTLAAEYPDTMALDRRGDSWFWRNDLLGIEHTFVFGDLATLPAPPLVYICGQIQEDVVLLDQREGQLWGDAGLVTFAADWSFGFDVGMSFLEIHGPVPRVHSEKIITRAHNFLMRLEPGQSYRRTNWTLTVDGKLDTSTETYPEWGKDRRTLADGPLDEVGDRLFLRTEVQHLIRLAHSGAVMFLIRTYLLPLRDVASVPEWGARLYKVLEDLPVDMAEYKGISRTREPGMRWLAAHGNVEP, from the coding sequence GTGACCTCGACCGACTCGCGTATCGCGCGTTTTCCCTTCCCCTTTCCCCGCGACCAGTACCGCTACAGCACCAACGTCGAGCCCGCCGGGAACCCAGCTACGACCGTGGCGGGCCGTTGGGGCACCACGCACTTGGAGATCGATTCCCGGTACCACGAGGAACTCGCCGAGCGCGAACGAATCCTCACCGCTGACCCGTCGCGGCACCAGTGCCTGCCCCACATGGTCCCGGCCGCCTGGGACGCGATGCTCACCCTGATGCGCACCCTCGCCGCCGAATACCCCGACACCATGGCCCTCGATCGTCGTGGTGACAGCTGGTTCTGGCGGAACGACCTCCTCGGGATCGAGCACACCTTCGTGTTCGGCGACCTCGCCACGCTGCCGGCGCCGCCACTCGTGTACATCTGCGGCCAGATCCAGGAAGACGTCGTGCTGCTCGACCAGCGTGAGGGACAGCTGTGGGGCGACGCCGGACTGGTGACGTTCGCGGCGGACTGGTCCTTCGGATTCGACGTCGGGATGAGCTTCCTCGAGATCCACGGCCCCGTCCCGCGGGTCCACAGCGAGAAGATCATCACCCGCGCCCACAACTTCCTGATGCGGCTCGAACCCGGCCAGAGCTACCGGCGCACCAACTGGACGCTGACCGTCGACGGCAAACTCGACACGTCGACCGAGACCTATCCGGAGTGGGGGAAGGACCGTCGCACTCTCGCCGACGGACCGCTCGACGAGGTCGGCGACCGACTGTTCCTGAGAACCGAAGTGCAGCACCTGATCCGGCTCGCGCACTCCGGCGCCGTCATGTTCCTCATCCGCACCTACCTGTTGCCGCTCCGCGATGTCGCGTCGGTCCCGGAATGGGGTGCACGGCTGTACAAGGTCCTCGAGGACCTTCCGGTGGACATGGCCGAGTACAAAGGAATCAGCCGCACCCGCGAGCCCGGAATGAGATGGCTTGCCGCGCACGGGAACGTCGAGCCGTGA
- a CDS encoding PDR/VanB family oxidoreductase, whose product MTMVLETVAGAGVTGTLTLTVREARLLCPGVRHVVLTDEGGRALPTFTPGSHIAVNWAEGRHNSYSLTGPSIEPDHYAISVRLDENGHGGSRWVHDLQPGQTVRVSRPRSAFAPILNARHHILVAGGIGVTPMLSHVRAALEWGRSFEVIYSFRDRQGAHADELAALCGDRIVTVSTPEELREALLPKLGDQPLGTHVYTCGPAPMIAAVAEWARECGWPPGRVHSEAFGAGPLPEGNPFAAKLGRTGMIVPVPSGTSLLEALLDKGITVPNLCRQGVCGECRLSVRGGEVEHRDLFLTDEEKASGDSIMPCVSRAVGDRLELEL is encoded by the coding sequence ATGACCATGGTGCTCGAAACGGTTGCGGGCGCGGGAGTTACCGGCACGCTCACCCTGACGGTGCGCGAGGCCCGACTACTGTGCCCGGGCGTCCGGCACGTCGTCCTCACGGACGAGGGCGGCCGCGCCCTGCCGACGTTCACCCCGGGCAGCCATATCGCGGTGAATTGGGCCGAGGGCCGGCACAACTCGTACTCGCTGACGGGGCCGTCGATCGAGCCGGACCACTACGCGATCTCGGTCCGGCTCGACGAGAACGGCCACGGCGGTTCGCGCTGGGTCCACGACCTGCAGCCGGGGCAGACCGTCCGGGTGAGCCGTCCGCGCAGCGCGTTCGCGCCGATTCTCAACGCCCGGCACCACATCCTGGTTGCGGGTGGGATCGGCGTCACCCCGATGCTGTCGCACGTGCGGGCCGCCCTCGAATGGGGTCGGTCGTTCGAGGTGATCTACTCCTTCCGCGACCGTCAGGGGGCGCATGCCGACGAACTGGCGGCGCTGTGCGGCGACCGGATCGTCACGGTGTCCACCCCCGAAGAACTGCGCGAAGCCCTGCTTCCCAAGCTGGGGGATCAGCCCCTCGGCACCCACGTCTACACGTGCGGACCCGCGCCGATGATCGCCGCGGTCGCGGAGTGGGCCCGCGAGTGCGGCTGGCCACCGGGCCGGGTGCACTCGGAGGCGTTCGGTGCAGGCCCGCTGCCCGAAGGAAACCCGTTCGCCGCCAAGCTCGGACGCACCGGGATGATCGTCCCCGTCCCGTCGGGCACCAGCCTTCTCGAAGCCTTGCTGGACAAGGGAATCACCGTCCCGAACCTGTGCCGTCAGGGCGTGTGCGGCGAATGCCGGCTGTCGGTCCGCGGCGGCGAGGTCGAGCACCGCGACCTGTTCCTCACCGACGAGGAGAAGGCGTCCGGAGATTCGATCATGCCGTGCGTGTCACGGGCCGTAGGAGACCGATTGGAGCTGGAACTGTGA
- a CDS encoding dimethylamine monooxygenase subunit DmmA family protein, giving the protein MRSTSVPRWRSDYSAVDDLAAGARVTCYVLVSDGSVSDRALSELSERVAPVPTRTFIVGKVGGSGLDDLLSEARIGWRFVVAGSERTVGAVRSHLISAGALPAEIAAVISDGDTRVRDVYCAHCHTTSPNVPAAVGGQTPCTGCSEELTVYYHFSRRHSAYLGYRADAEELP; this is encoded by the coding sequence ATGAGGTCGACGAGCGTCCCCCGATGGCGGTCCGATTACTCGGCCGTCGACGACCTGGCGGCCGGCGCTCGCGTCACCTGCTACGTGCTCGTCTCGGACGGTTCGGTCAGTGATCGAGCGCTGAGCGAACTGTCCGAGCGGGTCGCCCCGGTGCCGACTCGCACGTTCATCGTCGGAAAGGTCGGCGGGTCCGGGCTCGACGACCTGCTGTCCGAGGCGCGTATCGGATGGCGATTCGTGGTGGCGGGTTCCGAGCGGACGGTGGGGGCGGTGCGCTCCCACCTGATCTCCGCGGGTGCGTTGCCCGCGGAGATCGCCGCCGTGATCAGCGACGGGGACACGCGCGTGCGCGACGTGTACTGCGCGCACTGCCACACGACGTCGCCGAACGTCCCGGCGGCCGTCGGCGGGCAGACGCCGTGCACGGGGTGTTCCGAAGAGCTGACCGTCTATTACCACTTCTCCCGGCGCCACAGCGCGTACCTGGGTTACCGAGCCGACGCGGAGGAATTGCCATGA
- a CDS encoding cupin domain-containing protein, with protein MTTTDKPTAVPFRVTAGFHENLPQMPVAEYPGTKGYIDDVFANPDGSEMSAGYFELQRTDAPLDYYYAYDEMKVVLEGEFTLENLDTGQVEVAKAKDAIFFPKGSRIRFTTPDRALAYFVGHRSFAP; from the coding sequence ATGACCACGACCGACAAGCCCACCGCCGTTCCGTTCCGCGTCACCGCCGGATTCCACGAGAACCTGCCGCAGATGCCGGTTGCCGAGTACCCGGGCACCAAGGGATACATCGACGACGTCTTCGCCAACCCGGACGGCTCCGAGATGTCGGCCGGCTACTTCGAACTCCAGCGCACCGACGCCCCGCTCGACTACTACTACGCGTACGACGAGATGAAGGTCGTCCTCGAAGGCGAGTTCACCCTGGAGAACCTCGACACCGGCCAGGTCGAGGTGGCAAAGGCGAAGGATGCGATCTTCTTCCCCAAGGGGTCGCGCATCCGCTTCACCACGCCCGACCGCGCGCTGGCCTATTTCGTCGGCCACCGTTCCTTCGCGCCCTGA